In the genome of Telluria beijingensis, one region contains:
- a CDS encoding CBS domain-containing protein: MKVSEILQVKGNILYTVTPDQPLVDAVTTMSENDIGSLVVMEYGDLVGMLTFREVLKALHANGGAVGAGTVRRHMDDSPITVTPDTEVNEVRRIMLEKHARYLPVMDARTLLGVISFYDVARAVLEAQSFENRMLKAYIRDWPAEQNAAD, translated from the coding sequence ATGAAAGTTTCGGAAATCCTGCAGGTGAAGGGCAATATCCTTTATACCGTGACGCCCGACCAGCCGCTGGTCGACGCGGTGACCACGATGTCCGAGAACGATATCGGTTCGCTGGTCGTGATGGAGTATGGCGACCTGGTCGGCATGCTGACGTTCCGCGAGGTGCTCAAGGCGCTGCACGCGAACGGCGGCGCGGTCGGCGCCGGCACCGTGCGCCGCCACATGGACGACAGCCCGATCACCGTGACTCCGGACACCGAAGTCAACGAGGTGCGCCGCATCATGCTCGAGAAGCACGCGCGCTACCTGCCGGTGATGGATGCCCGCACCTTGCTGGGCGTGATCTCGTTCTACGACGTCGCGCGCGCGGTACTCGAGGCGCAGAGCTTCGAGAACCGCATGCTCAAGGCGTATATCCGCGACTGGCCGGCGGAGCAGAACGCGGCGGATTGA